In a single window of the uncultured Dysgonomonas sp. genome:
- a CDS encoding RagB/SusD family nutrient uptake outer membrane protein — translation MKKYILYIIIPLMVSCSNLLDMQSDGRTSLDEIFSERNGIRGYLNSCYGYCPAPYMDRASMTDEAQDADDITAGSKFSMWYADNVNAQNYASYSSDGSPWTSLYQGIRKCNVFLDRIRNVDAATIGVSGNEIANWTAQVHTLRALYYLQLAKRYGDIPVLTASYEIGHDYSSDKREPFSKVVKLIMEDCDAALSASDAAFGWGVPSNSFGIMTRAIPYAIKSQAITYAASPQWSDGTYTWADATAVNKEALGALLANNYQLFDVDPPAEIAQNPYALYFITNSDDQRSVDKETIYQCGTKMEIWRNAGLPSTAGMLKSGPCPTQELVDSYEMQATGQIPITGYSDELHLVPIINSISGYNPANPYEGRDPRFYASIYYNEAQRTLGASVGGRNDSYPMSFNLAAVNDLSGGYNEAEQCYNIETIGGDPYIYFDPLDLQINWAMENKITFTFEYRTNDNTFLDAGMYFVVNGGIDPSKHFAIGDIPASSGWTTFTVDLSEHLKNNYSDSWNAGSYIRFDLMEQQPASRMDIRNFRMNIEIEGEAIESTPVYTYVGAPDGISVNDRRSTRTGYYMRKFNNWQSNNSNNADGAIRLFRLAEVYLNFAESAYQSDGPDTPINLGNGITMSARDAVNAVRKRAQMPDFPVGMSVNDFEKKYRNERRVELAFEEHRYFDVRRWKILEKTDRYLTGMRITKDGNAYTYTRISFPRNSWKDKYMLYAIDQDEVNKMLEFTGSNWQNTGWN, via the coding sequence ATGAAAAAATATATTTTATATATTATTATTCCATTGATGGTTTCATGTTCCAATTTATTGGATATGCAATCGGACGGGCGCACCTCTCTCGACGAAATATTTTCGGAGCGTAATGGAATCAGAGGATACCTGAATTCGTGTTATGGTTATTGCCCTGCTCCATATATGGACCGTGCTTCTATGACAGATGAGGCGCAGGATGCTGATGATATTACGGCAGGATCGAAATTTTCGATGTGGTATGCTGATAATGTAAATGCTCAGAATTATGCTTCTTATTCCAGCGATGGCAGCCCTTGGACAAGTCTTTATCAGGGGATACGCAAATGCAATGTTTTTCTGGACAGAATACGCAATGTGGATGCAGCAACCATAGGTGTAAGCGGAAACGAAATTGCCAACTGGACGGCTCAGGTACATACCCTGCGTGCATTATATTATCTGCAACTGGCTAAGCGCTATGGGGATATTCCAGTATTAACTGCATCGTATGAAATAGGCCATGATTATTCATCCGATAAACGAGAACCGTTTTCTAAAGTAGTAAAATTGATTATGGAAGATTGCGATGCTGCTCTTTCAGCGTCTGATGCTGCTTTTGGATGGGGAGTCCCGTCAAATTCTTTTGGAATCATGACCCGTGCCATCCCTTATGCAATCAAGTCGCAGGCTATAACATATGCAGCTAGTCCGCAGTGGTCGGATGGTACTTATACATGGGCTGATGCAACAGCTGTCAATAAAGAAGCTCTAGGTGCTTTGCTGGCAAATAATTATCAACTGTTCGACGTAGATCCTCCTGCAGAAATAGCCCAAAACCCTTATGCTTTGTATTTTATAACCAATTCGGACGATCAACGCTCTGTGGACAAAGAAACCATTTACCAATGCGGTACTAAAATGGAAATTTGGCGAAATGCAGGCTTGCCTTCTACTGCCGGTATGTTAAAATCTGGGCCATGTCCTACACAGGAACTGGTAGATAGCTATGAAATGCAGGCTACCGGACAGATTCCAATTACAGGTTATTCCGATGAACTGCACCTGGTTCCTATCATCAACTCTATTTCGGGTTATAACCCGGCAAATCCATATGAAGGGCGCGACCCACGTTTCTATGCTTCCATATATTACAATGAAGCACAAAGGACATTGGGGGCTTCTGTAGGTGGGCGCAATGATAGCTATCCTATGAGTTTTAATTTAGCTGCAGTGAATGATCTTTCGGGTGGTTATAATGAGGCCGAGCAATGTTATAATATAGAAACTATCGGAGGTGACCCATACATCTATTTCGACCCTTTAGACCTACAGATAAATTGGGCGATGGAAAACAAAATAACTTTCACTTTCGAGTATAGAACAAACGACAACACTTTTCTTGATGCAGGAATGTATTTTGTAGTTAACGGAGGTATCGATCCAAGCAAACATTTTGCAATAGGTGATATTCCTGCAAGCAGTGGCTGGACTACTTTTACGGTCGACCTTAGCGAACACTTAAAAAATAACTACAGCGACAGTTGGAATGCAGGTTCTTATATTCGTTTCGATTTAATGGAGCAGCAGCCTGCTTCCAGAATGGACATCAGGAATTTCAGAATGAATATCGAAATAGAAGGAGAAGCGATAGAGAGCACACCTGTTTACACGTATGTTGGTGCTCCGGATGGTATTTCGGTGAACGATCGAAGAAGTACCCGAACAGGCTACTATATGCGTAAATTTAATAATTGGCAGTCGAACAACAGCAATAATGCCGATGGTGCTATTCGTCTCTTTCGCTTGGCAGAAGTATACTTGAATTTTGCTGAATCAGCCTATCAATCAGATGGCCCTGATACTCCAATTAATTTAGGTAATGGCATAACAATGAGTGCGCGTGATGCAGTAAATGCTGTACGAAAAAGAGCCCAGATGCCGGATTTTCCGGTTGGTATGTCTGTTAATGATTTTGAGAAAAAATACAGAAATGAACGTCGTGTGGAACTGGCTTTTGAAGAGCATCGTTACTTTGATGTCCGCCGATGGAAAATCTTAGAGAAGACAGACCGATACCTTACGGGCATGAGAATAACCAAAGATGGCAATGCTTATACCTATACAAGGATTAGCTTTCCACGTAATAGCTGGAAAGATAAGTATATGCTTTATGCCATCGACCAGGACGAAGTAAACAAAATGCTTGAGTTTACGGGAAGTAACTGGCAAAATACGGGATGGAACTAA
- the galB gene encoding beta-galactosidase GalB → MKRLLLAITIILLMACSIHARTKTTLTKGWKFSRTDNIEAIKQDFDDAHWQSVSVPHDWAIYGPFDINNDPQFVAIEQDGETHASLKPGRTGALPFVGVGWYRLKFDAKDFVAGKKANILFDGAMSNAKVYLNGKEIGYWPYGYNSFHFDITPYLKEKDNLLAVRLENYPESSRWYPGAGLYRNVHLIVTDEVHIPVWGTYLTTPVVEKEYAKVKLFTSVEYPGKAYSRLVLKTVIKDMSGKIVTENNAQLTKTDLNTFEQNFTIKSPSLWTPDTPVLYWAESEIYVDGVLKDTYATRFGIRKLEIIPNKGMLLNGEFLKFKGVCLHHDLGPLGAAVNTSAIRRQLLIMKEMGVNAVRTSHNMPAPELIELCDELGLMVMVETFDEWQTPKMKNGYNIYFNEWAERDLINVLHHFRNNPSVVMWCIGNEVPDQANYEGAKIARWLQDICHREDPTRLVTMGIDQVQNAIKTHSASILDVVGFNYRTHLYKKAYEELPQQILMGSETASTFSSRGTYHFPVERTINRVREDNQSSGYDLDCGSWSNLPEDDFVLHDDYDWCIGEFVWTGFDYLGEPTPYHEVWPNHSSLFGIVDLAGLPKDRYYLYRSHWRPTEETLHILPHWTWPGREGKVTPVFVYTNHPAAELFINGKSQGRISKDLSMTEKETDNEQAARKLKRQKRYRLMWMDVKYEPGAIKVIAYDKDGNAVSEKEVHTAGRPHKIELSADKTVIDANGQDLAFITVKVVDKDGNLCPEASHSVLFEVSGAGTFRAASNGDPTNLEQFHLPRMSLFKGQLVAIVQSDEDTGNIVFEASVKGIGKAKLELNSK, encoded by the coding sequence ATGAAACGATTGTTACTTGCCATAACCATTATCTTATTAATGGCATGTTCTATACATGCCCGAACGAAAACCACATTGACCAAAGGGTGGAAATTTTCGCGGACAGATAATATAGAAGCTATCAAGCAGGATTTTGATGATGCTCATTGGCAGTCAGTATCTGTTCCTCACGACTGGGCGATATATGGCCCGTTCGACATCAACAATGATCCTCAGTTTGTTGCCATAGAACAAGACGGAGAAACACATGCCTCTTTGAAACCCGGACGTACAGGCGCACTGCCCTTTGTAGGTGTTGGTTGGTACAGACTAAAATTCGATGCTAAAGACTTTGTGGCAGGCAAAAAAGCGAATATACTGTTCGATGGGGCAATGAGCAATGCAAAAGTTTATCTGAATGGAAAAGAGATAGGATATTGGCCTTATGGTTACAACAGTTTCCATTTCGATATCACTCCCTATCTGAAAGAAAAAGATAATTTACTGGCTGTCCGATTAGAAAATTATCCTGAATCGTCACGATGGTATCCGGGGGCAGGGCTTTACAGGAATGTACATCTGATAGTTACAGATGAGGTTCATATACCCGTATGGGGTACATATCTGACAACTCCTGTTGTAGAGAAAGAGTATGCTAAAGTGAAACTGTTCACTTCTGTCGAATATCCGGGCAAAGCCTATTCCAGATTAGTATTAAAAACCGTAATTAAAGATATGTCAGGAAAAATTGTGACAGAAAATAATGCACAATTAACAAAGACTGACCTCAATACCTTTGAACAAAACTTTACAATAAAATCTCCATCTCTTTGGACTCCGGATACGCCGGTTCTCTATTGGGCTGAGTCTGAAATCTATGTCGATGGTGTTTTAAAAGATACTTATGCTACTCGTTTTGGTATTCGAAAATTAGAGATAATACCCAATAAGGGTATGCTCTTAAATGGCGAATTTTTAAAATTCAAAGGGGTATGCCTTCATCACGATCTGGGACCTCTTGGTGCTGCCGTCAATACAAGCGCTATTCGCCGTCAACTGCTAATAATGAAAGAGATGGGAGTTAACGCAGTAAGGACGTCGCACAATATGCCGGCACCTGAACTTATAGAGCTGTGCGACGAATTAGGTTTGATGGTAATGGTAGAAACATTTGATGAATGGCAGACTCCTAAAATGAAAAATGGGTACAATATCTATTTCAATGAGTGGGCAGAACGTGACTTAATAAATGTTCTTCACCATTTCCGAAACAATCCGTCTGTAGTTATGTGGTGCATAGGGAATGAAGTTCCTGACCAAGCAAACTATGAAGGGGCAAAAATAGCCCGTTGGCTACAAGATATATGTCATAGGGAAGACCCTACGCGATTGGTAACAATGGGTATCGACCAGGTGCAGAATGCAATAAAAACTCATTCAGCTTCCATCCTCGACGTAGTAGGATTCAATTATAGAACTCATTTGTATAAGAAGGCTTATGAAGAACTTCCTCAGCAAATATTAATGGGTAGTGAGACCGCATCTACTTTCAGTTCGCGTGGAACATATCACTTTCCGGTCGAGCGTACAATAAATAGAGTAAGAGAAGATAATCAGTCGTCAGGCTACGACCTGGATTGTGGGAGTTGGTCTAACCTCCCCGAAGATGATTTTGTTCTCCATGACGACTATGACTGGTGTATCGGAGAATTTGTATGGACGGGTTTCGATTATCTTGGTGAGCCTACGCCTTATCATGAAGTCTGGCCCAATCACAGTTCCCTGTTTGGTATAGTAGATTTAGCCGGACTACCCAAGGACAGATATTATCTTTACCGTAGCCACTGGAGGCCAACCGAAGAGACTTTGCATATACTGCCTCACTGGACATGGCCCGGACGTGAAGGGAAAGTAACCCCTGTATTTGTGTATACCAATCATCCTGCGGCCGAATTGTTTATCAATGGCAAAAGTCAGGGGCGTATTTCCAAAGATTTGTCTATGACCGAGAAAGAAACAGATAATGAGCAAGCCGCCCGGAAATTGAAGCGTCAAAAGCGTTATCGCCTGATGTGGATGGATGTTAAATACGAACCGGGTGCAATAAAAGTAATAGCATATGATAAGGATGGGAACGCAGTATCAGAAAAAGAAGTTCATACAGCCGGAAGGCCCCATAAAATAGAACTCTCGGCAGATAAGACTGTTATCGATGCTAATGGACAAGATCTAGCGTTCATCACGGTTAAAGTGGTTGATAAAGATGGAAACCTATGTCCCGAAGCTAGCCATAGCGTATTGTTTGAGGTGTCCGGAGCAGGTACTTTCCGCGCAGCATCTAATGGCGACCCTACAAATTTAGAACAATTTCATCTACCGCGAATGAGTTTGTTCAAAGGTCAATTAGTCGCTATTGTTCAATCAGATGAGGATACAGGTAATATTGTGTTTGAAGCCTCAGTCAAAGGTATAGGAAAAGCAAAATTGGAACTTAATTCTAAATAG
- a CDS encoding glycosyl hydrolase has protein sequence MKKTIQLFLITVISLFLSCKGNDNAEPSLAEIRDAFREVPQNTQIAVYWYWISDNISEEGVIKDLEAMKKAGINRAFIGNIGLDDITYGEHKLFSEGWWKIMHTALKKASELNIEIGIFNSPGWSQSGGPWVKPEESMRYLASSELVVEGPVELNDKLPEVGERAQDVRVIAYPLPDTEESKKWQAAKKHGASLNLDMHMSGKHPVRSLIIQVDRPILTPASLYCKENGEYKLLKDFTIDRSNMQMNVGFDPLAPIVISLPEIKATDYRLVLPEDGNVGFEATLSSLPMVERYPEKTLAKMFQTPLPLWHDYLWEKQPMVTEESILVDPSRVVDITSNFNDGKLKWNVPEGKWKILRTAMRSTTTTNGPASPEGLGLEIDKMSKTHVATHFDAFIGEILRRIPAEDRTSFKVVVQDSYETGGQNWTDDMAERFLEVYGYDPIPFLPVLRGTVVGSPDLSDRFLWDLRRLIADRVSYDYVGGLRDESHKHGLVTWLENYGHWGFPGEFLQYGGQSDEVAGEYWSEGSLGDIENRAASSCAHIYGKRNVWAESFTAAGAGFSRYPYLMKQRGDRFFTEGINSTLLHVYIQQPYEDRNPGMSAWFGNEFNRKNTWFEHIDLFTNYLKRTNFMLQQGQYIADVAYFIGEDAPKMTGICDPALPSGYSFDYINGEVLMTRSTVRDGKLILESGMEYKVLVLPKLNTMRPELLVKIEEMVRQGLVILGPAPESSPSMKDYPEADKKVKELATGLWADLISGSHRQYGKGYVFNDGNSLENVFSTLSVTPDFSVSGDGKQILFIHRKLKDADIYFVSNQREQKVSFDATFRATNSSPELWDALTGETRLLPEYSVDGATTTMPLELEAYGSAFIIFNRENSEKSVSGKNFPPEKIITTIETPWEVTFNGIVAPESSVIFEKLYDWKESSDPQIKYFSGTARYKTTIDMKSIPDNQLYIDLGKVMVMGKVFINGNYAGGVWTYPYRVNISKWIKEGENTIEVEVSNNWINRLIGDQQLPTEQRKTWTPVNPWNSSSELQSSGLLGPVTVQSFDYFMDSSKE, from the coding sequence ATGAAAAAAACAATTCAACTATTCTTAATTACGGTCATTTCGTTATTCCTTTCCTGTAAGGGTAATGACAATGCAGAACCCTCACTGGCTGAAATACGGGATGCTTTCCGGGAAGTACCCCAAAACACCCAGATAGCAGTCTATTGGTATTGGATTTCAGATAATATTTCGGAAGAAGGAGTTATTAAAGACCTGGAAGCGATGAAAAAAGCCGGAATCAACCGTGCTTTCATTGGAAATATCGGATTAGATGATATCACCTATGGAGAACATAAACTTTTTTCGGAAGGCTGGTGGAAAATAATGCACACAGCGTTGAAAAAAGCTTCGGAACTTAATATCGAAATAGGTATTTTCAATAGCCCGGGCTGGAGCCAGTCCGGAGGTCCTTGGGTAAAACCTGAAGAAAGTATGCGCTATCTCGCCTCATCAGAACTTGTGGTGGAAGGGCCTGTAGAATTGAATGATAAATTACCCGAAGTAGGGGAAAGGGCTCAGGATGTAAGAGTAATAGCATATCCTTTACCCGATACCGAAGAAAGTAAAAAATGGCAGGCGGCAAAGAAACATGGAGCCAGTCTCAATCTCGATATGCATATGTCGGGCAAACATCCTGTACGCAGCCTTATTATTCAGGTAGACAGACCGATTCTTACCCCGGCATCATTGTATTGCAAAGAGAATGGAGAATATAAGTTACTGAAAGATTTTACAATAGATAGAAGCAATATGCAAATGAATGTGGGTTTTGATCCTTTAGCTCCAATTGTAATTTCTCTACCAGAAATTAAAGCTACGGACTATCGTCTGGTATTGCCCGAAGATGGTAATGTCGGTTTTGAAGCAACCCTTTCATCTTTACCTATGGTCGAGCGTTATCCCGAAAAAACTCTTGCAAAGATGTTCCAGACTCCGCTTCCGTTGTGGCATGATTATCTGTGGGAAAAACAACCTATGGTAACAGAAGAATCTATATTGGTTGATCCAAGTAGGGTAGTAGATATAACTTCTAATTTCAATGATGGAAAACTAAAATGGAATGTACCTGAAGGAAAATGGAAAATACTGAGAACCGCAATGCGCTCTACAACAACGACTAACGGACCGGCCAGCCCCGAAGGACTTGGTTTGGAGATAGATAAAATGAGTAAGACGCACGTAGCAACTCATTTCGATGCTTTTATCGGAGAGATATTGCGCCGTATTCCGGCCGAAGACCGTACATCCTTTAAAGTTGTGGTTCAGGATAGTTACGAAACCGGAGGACAAAATTGGACTGATGACATGGCTGAACGTTTCTTGGAAGTTTATGGCTATGATCCTATACCGTTTTTACCTGTATTAAGAGGTACTGTAGTTGGCAGTCCGGATTTATCGGATCGCTTTTTATGGGATCTTCGTCGCCTGATTGCCGACAGGGTTTCGTATGATTATGTGGGCGGACTTCGGGACGAGAGCCACAAGCATGGATTGGTGACATGGCTCGAAAATTACGGACACTGGGGATTCCCCGGAGAGTTTCTCCAATATGGAGGACAATCCGATGAAGTTGCCGGAGAGTATTGGAGCGAAGGTTCTTTGGGTGATATAGAAAATCGTGCGGCTTCATCCTGTGCTCATATCTATGGTAAGCGTAATGTCTGGGCAGAGTCATTTACGGCTGCAGGCGCCGGCTTCAGCCGATACCCGTATCTGATGAAGCAGCGAGGTGACCGTTTCTTTACGGAGGGTATAAATAGTACACTTTTGCATGTTTATATACAGCAACCATACGAAGATCGCAATCCGGGCATGAGTGCATGGTTTGGAAACGAATTTAATCGTAAAAATACATGGTTTGAACATATCGATCTATTTACAAATTACCTCAAGCGGACAAACTTTATGCTTCAGCAAGGACAGTATATTGCCGATGTAGCTTACTTTATAGGAGAGGATGCTCCTAAAATGACCGGGATATGCGATCCGGCACTTCCTTCCGGCTATTCGTTCGACTATATCAATGGAGAAGTTCTGATGACCCGTTCAACGGTGCGGGATGGCAAACTTATACTGGAAAGTGGCATGGAATATAAGGTACTTGTATTACCTAAACTGAATACAATGCGTCCCGAATTACTCGTAAAAATAGAAGAGATGGTTCGTCAGGGACTTGTAATTCTTGGGCCGGCACCAGAGTCTTCCCCTAGTATGAAAGACTATCCCGAAGCAGATAAGAAAGTGAAAGAACTTGCAACCGGATTATGGGCTGATTTAATCTCGGGAAGCCACCGCCAATATGGAAAAGGATATGTTTTCAATGATGGCAACTCTTTGGAAAATGTATTCTCGACCCTCTCAGTTACACCCGATTTTAGTGTATCGGGAGATGGCAAGCAGATACTTTTCATTCATCGCAAACTGAAAGATGCGGATATATATTTTGTCTCAAATCAACGGGAACAAAAAGTCTCTTTCGATGCTACATTCCGTGCAACAAACAGTTCTCCCGAATTATGGGATGCCCTGACAGGAGAAACTCGATTACTTCCCGAATACTCAGTTGATGGGGCAACAACCACGATGCCATTGGAACTGGAAGCCTACGGCAGTGCATTTATTATTTTCAATAGAGAGAATAGTGAAAAATCCGTTTCAGGCAAAAACTTCCCTCCCGAGAAAATTATAACCACTATTGAAACTCCATGGGAAGTGACATTCAACGGAATTGTAGCACCTGAGTCGTCTGTAATTTTCGAGAAATTATATGACTGGAAAGAATCGTCTGACCCTCAAATTAAATATTTCTCTGGTACAGCCCGCTACAAAACGACTATCGACATGAAATCCATCCCTGATAACCAGTTGTATATCGACCTCGGGAAAGTAATGGTAATGGGTAAAGTTTTCATCAATGGAAACTATGCCGGCGGTGTATGGACTTACCCGTACAGAGTAAATATCTCGAAATGGATAAAGGAAGGTGAGAATACAATCGAAGTCGAAGTCTCAAATAACTGGATAAACCGCCTTATAGGCGATCAGCAGTTACCTACTGAGCAACGTAAGACATGGACTCCGGTGAATCCATGGAATAGCTCTTCCGAATTACAATCTTCGGGTCTGTTAGGGCCTGTGACCGTACAGTCATTCGACTATTTTATGGATTCAAGTAAAGAATAA
- a CDS encoding right-handed parallel beta-helix repeat-containing protein produces MQIKYILSIMTCLLLMSGSCDGNNDNEDITVPIPNNGEPTTYYISSSIGADTNPGTSAAPWRTLDKINQVTFNPGDKILLKSGDSWNGPITISSKFTGTEILPIVISSYGEGNKPNIKASTGTAILTINNSDYLQVENIDIGNGPGYGLIFGVTDNKKHGNIKVKNVHVHDVPIAGIFFNDGKFNNYNIDIVSCTADNVEMLFAISSGENVNISDCVANNCIYGGFSIISVKGGTIDNCKVLNCGTGNYPNGACGIFLGINDGFVISNTEIAYQKRQADNPDAEAIDFERDNKNVTVKNCYMHDNDGCAIMFFDNMKGLVNEDCIIEDCVFENNSLNASSPRGFEISFSRLDCNNNGTIRNNTFKLNPGIQFITTVDPSVTVTGNKNDKGEPLELAYEAGILIFNNAGFEVPALAEEYQYQPSGGYWTFRKNSGISVNGGAFNPPAIKEGKQIAFLQGDGEISNYIYLSAGSYKLSFSAAYRNSSGIGQGVAIYINNNKIGGDISLTSGTNFENYESDSFSVETGINLIEIRGTYTGDKTAFLDNINVKKLP; encoded by the coding sequence ATGCAAATTAAATATATTTTGAGCATCATGACCTGCTTATTACTTATGAGCGGCTCTTGCGATGGCAATAATGATAATGAAGATATCACTGTTCCTATTCCAAACAATGGAGAACCAACTACTTATTATATAAGTAGCTCTATTGGAGCTGATACGAATCCGGGAACTTCAGCAGCTCCCTGGAGAACATTGGATAAGATTAATCAAGTAACTTTTAATCCGGGAGATAAAATTCTTCTTAAATCAGGAGATTCGTGGAACGGGCCTATCACTATATCTTCAAAATTTACAGGAACGGAGATTCTACCGATAGTAATTTCTTCATATGGAGAAGGTAATAAGCCTAATATAAAAGCTAGTACAGGAACTGCAATACTTACAATAAACAATTCGGATTATCTGCAAGTAGAAAATATAGATATAGGCAACGGCCCCGGTTATGGGCTGATATTTGGAGTCACAGATAATAAAAAACATGGTAATATCAAGGTAAAAAACGTTCATGTACATGATGTGCCTATTGCCGGAATATTCTTCAATGATGGTAAATTTAATAATTATAATATAGACATAGTTTCATGTACAGCCGATAATGTAGAAATGCTGTTTGCCATATCCAGTGGTGAGAATGTAAATATATCTGACTGTGTGGCAAACAATTGTATATATGGTGGATTCTCCATTATTTCCGTCAAAGGAGGGACTATCGATAATTGCAAAGTACTGAATTGTGGTACAGGTAATTACCCGAATGGTGCTTGTGGTATTTTCCTTGGCATTAATGACGGTTTTGTAATCAGCAATACAGAAATAGCCTATCAAAAACGGCAGGCGGATAATCCCGATGCTGAGGCTATTGATTTCGAAAGAGACAATAAAAATGTTACTGTAAAAAATTGCTATATGCACGACAACGATGGTTGTGCCATCATGTTCTTTGATAATATGAAGGGATTGGTCAATGAAGACTGTATTATTGAAGACTGTGTATTTGAAAACAATAGCCTGAACGCTTCCTCTCCCCGTGGATTTGAAATCAGCTTCTCCCGGCTCGATTGCAATAATAATGGAACCATTCGTAACAACACATTTAAACTCAATCCCGGTATACAGTTTATCACCACAGTAGACCCGTCTGTAACTGTTACAGGAAATAAGAACGATAAAGGTGAACCGTTGGAACTGGCATATGAAGCTGGTATACTTATATTTAACAATGCAGGATTCGAAGTTCCTGCTTTAGCCGAAGAATATCAATATCAGCCAAGTGGAGGTTATTGGACATTCAGGAAGAACTCCGGAATTTCGGTCAATGGCGGGGCATTTAATCCTCCTGCAATCAAGGAAGGCAAACAAATCGCCTTTTTACAGGGAGATGGTGAGATTTCAAACTATATCTACCTTTCAGCAGGCTCTTACAAATTATCTTTCTCGGCTGCATATCGCAATAGTTCGGGTATAGGACAGGGTGTTGCCATTTATATAAACAACAATAAAATTGGCGGTGATATATCCCTGACATCAGGAACAAATTTTGAAAATTACGAAAGCGATTCATTCTCTGTAGAAACAGGTATAAACCTTATTGAAATACGTGGAACTTATACCGGAGATAAAACTGCATTTCTGGATAATATTAATGTGAAAAAACTCCCTTAA